A part of Desulfomicrobium baculatum DSM 4028 genomic DNA contains:
- a CDS encoding MATE family efflux transporter codes for MSHSNFDQRMRSAPYATIWNLAWPQIVMMFFHFLIGFVDVWVAGRIGRETQALMGVMSQAMFFFMVVAIALANGSVAAISQSSGAGLPRRVKRFVGLSIGLGTLTGILILIFGLWFDDHFLSLLQIPAELMPIAEYLLQVSLYIMPAYYLFTISNAFFRAQKIVTLPLYSMILVTGVNTLLDLGLGLGLWGLPNLGYKGIAWATFVSILCGTVYNFVMMFRCGLLSRQSLAPWRWVRLALPYLIKVAAPAGLMQLVWHSAYMVLYAITASLPFDNVVAMAGMSAGIRIEALLFLPGIAFNFTASILVGHYLGQGQKEEAKRIGYKIMLVGVITMSVITGLLWLVIEPVIAFVAPDLQVQEEAIRYLAWNMAATPPLLAAMILGGAFTGAGATIYQAVIFGTAAWLVRLPLAYLLGHVVFQSANGVWMAMFASVLVQCATALYFYQYKDWYKFTLRKDRRTA; via the coding sequence ATGTCCCACAGCAATTTCGACCAGCGCATGCGCAGCGCTCCCTACGCGACCATCTGGAACCTGGCCTGGCCGCAGATAGTGATGATGTTCTTTCACTTCCTGATCGGCTTTGTGGACGTATGGGTGGCAGGGCGCATCGGGCGGGAGACCCAGGCCCTCATGGGCGTCATGAGCCAGGCCATGTTCTTTTTCATGGTCGTGGCCATAGCCCTGGCCAACGGCAGCGTGGCCGCCATCAGCCAGAGTTCCGGGGCGGGACTGCCACGGCGCGTCAAGCGCTTCGTGGGACTGAGCATCGGCCTCGGCACGCTGACCGGAATCTTGATTCTCATCTTCGGGTTGTGGTTTGACGATCATTTCCTGAGCCTCTTGCAGATTCCTGCAGAGCTCATGCCCATCGCCGAATACCTGCTGCAGGTCAGCCTGTACATCATGCCCGCCTATTACCTGTTCACCATCAGCAACGCATTTTTCCGGGCCCAGAAAATCGTGACCCTGCCCCTGTATTCCATGATCCTGGTCACGGGCGTGAACACCCTGCTCGACCTCGGTCTGGGTCTTGGGCTGTGGGGACTACCCAACCTCGGTTACAAGGGCATTGCCTGGGCCACCTTCGTCTCCATCCTGTGCGGGACCGTTTATAATTTCGTGATGATGTTTCGCTGCGGCCTGCTCTCCCGCCAGAGCCTGGCCCCGTGGCGCTGGGTGCGGCTTGCCCTGCCCTACCTGATCAAGGTGGCCGCGCCGGCCGGACTCATGCAGCTGGTCTGGCACTCGGCCTACATGGTGCTCTACGCCATCACGGCCAGCCTCCCCTTCGATAATGTCGTCGCCATGGCGGGCATGAGCGCCGGCATCCGCATCGAAGCCCTGCTCTTTCTGCCCGGCATCGCCTTCAACTTCACCGCCTCCATTCTGGTCGGCCACTACCTCGGCCAGGGCCAAAAAGAGGAGGCCAAGCGTATCGGCTACAAGATCATGCTCGTGGGCGTAATCACCATGAGCGTCATCACCGGCCTGCTATGGCTGGTCATCGAACCGGTCATCGCCTTTGTCGCTCCGGACCTGCAGGTGCAGGAGGAAGCCATACGCTACCTGGCCTGGAACATGGCCGCCACGCCGCCGCTCTTGGCCGCCATGATCCTGGGCGGGGCCTTCACCGGCGCAGGCGCGACCATATACCAGGCCGTCATCTTCGGTACCGCGGCATGGCTGGTGCGCCTGCCGCTGGCCTACCTGCTGGGACACGTGGTATTCCAGTCCGCAAACGGGGTCTGGATGGCCATGTTCGCCTCCGTCCTGGTCCAGTGCGCCACGGCCCTGTATTTCTATCAGTACAAGGATTGGTACAAATTCACCCTGCGCAAAGACAGGAGAACAGCTTGA
- a CDS encoding BrnT family toxin translates to MSAFEYDEAKSQANLEKHGISFSDAQAIWADPDALEVQARSEDEPRFLVIGMIGQKHWSAVVTYRGTITRLISVRRSRKSEVYLYES, encoded by the coding sequence ATGAGCGCTTTCGAATACGATGAGGCCAAGAGCCAGGCCAATCTGGAAAAGCATGGAATCAGCTTTTCGGATGCCCAGGCTATATGGGCCGACCCTGACGCACTGGAGGTCCAGGCAAGGTCGGAGGATGAACCCAGATTTCTGGTCATCGGCATGATTGGCCAAAAGCATTGGTCTGCCGTCGTCACCTATCGAGGCACAATCACCCGTCTCATCTCAGTCAGGCGCTCCCGAAAAAGCGAGGTATATCTGTATGAAAGCTAA
- the brnA gene encoding type II toxin-antitoxin system BrnA family antitoxin: MKAKDFDKKFDQGTEDIMSSLDLSTARRVNQEQRRINVDFPVWVVDSLDREAARIGVTRQSIIKVWLVERLKAEAANKCHACAAEK; this comes from the coding sequence ATGAAAGCTAAAGATTTCGACAAGAAGTTTGACCAGGGCACTGAGGACATCATGAGCAGCCTTGATCTGTCCACAGCACGTCGCGTCAACCAGGAGCAGCGGCGGATCAACGTCGACTTTCCCGTTTGGGTAGTGGACTCTCTGGACCGTGAGGCGGCCAGGATTGGCGTCACACGGCAGTCAATTATCAAGGTCTGGCTGGTTGAACGCCTAAAAGCGGAAGCCGCCAATAAGTGCCACGCCTGCGCAGCCGAAAAATAG